One genomic window of Hymenobacter sp. J193 includes the following:
- a CDS encoding stage II sporulation protein M — protein sequence MREAVFMRQNEERWKQYQASPPASPDDLAARFVALTDDLAYAQTFYPGSPTTRYLNDLAARQHQAIYRNKPEKTNRFRAFWQLELPLLVARHHGTLALSLALFVLFTFIGALSAAYDDTFVRVVLGDEYVNRTLANIERGDPMAVYKSMDETPMFLAITVNNIYVSLLTYAMGALAGLGTVYMLFQNGVMLGAFQHFFYQKGLLLPSILTIWIHGTLEISAIVLAGGAGLVMGRSLLFPGTYSRRDSFRQGARDGLKLALGLAPIFVVAGFLEGFVTRHTGMPLPLSVTIIGLSAAFIVWYFIVYPIRLQRRLAAS from the coding sequence ATGCGCGAAGCGGTATTTATGCGGCAAAATGAGGAGCGCTGGAAGCAGTACCAAGCCAGCCCCCCAGCCAGCCCCGACGACCTGGCGGCCCGTTTCGTAGCCCTCACCGACGACCTGGCCTACGCCCAGACGTTCTATCCCGGCTCGCCCACTACCCGCTACCTCAACGACCTGGCCGCCCGCCAGCACCAGGCCATTTACCGCAACAAGCCCGAGAAAACCAACCGCTTCCGGGCGTTCTGGCAATTGGAACTGCCCCTGCTGGTGGCCCGCCACCACGGCACGCTGGCCCTCAGCCTGGCCTTGTTTGTGCTCTTCACCTTCATCGGAGCCTTGTCGGCGGCCTACGACGACACGTTTGTGCGCGTGGTGCTGGGCGACGAGTACGTGAACCGCACGCTGGCCAACATTGAGCGCGGCGACCCTATGGCCGTGTACAAGAGTATGGACGAAACGCCCATGTTCCTGGCCATCACCGTCAACAACATCTACGTGTCGCTGCTGACCTATGCTATGGGCGCGCTGGCCGGGCTGGGCACGGTGTATATGCTGTTTCAGAACGGGGTGATGCTGGGTGCCTTTCAGCATTTCTTTTATCAGAAAGGCCTGCTGCTGCCTTCTATCCTCACCATCTGGATTCACGGCACCCTCGAAATTTCGGCCATTGTGCTGGCCGGGGGCGCGGGCCTCGTCATGGGCCGCAGCCTGCTTTTCCCCGGCACCTACTCCCGCCGCGACTCTTTCCGCCAAGGCGCCCGCGACGGGCTGAAGCTGGCCCTAGGGCTGGCCCCGATATTTGTGGTAGCCGGCTTTCTGGAGGGCTTTGTGACGCGCCACACCGGCATGCCGCTGCCTTTGAGCGTGACTATTATAGGGCTGTCGGCTGCGTTTATTGTCTGGTACTTTATTGTCTATCCTATCCGGCTGCAGCGCCGCCTGGCTGCCAGCTAG
- a CDS encoding DUF58 domain-containing protein: MKSLYLTRRFFLALAAVVVGLVVAFFLPGWLSPVLLGLGLVAVLLLVDVALLYAPAQQGGAGRVFGRRVMGDKLANGSDNDIHLYLENHFRFPIRTETIDEIPHQFQRRDVLFRNHIGPGQTQVIHYQLRPTKRGEYEFGALNVLAASPLGLVRRRFRFEAGRMVPVYPSFLQMRQYELLAIHNRLTEVGVKRIRRVGQSMEFEQLRPYTLGDDPRTINWKATARRATAPQATDALIVNHYQDERAQQVYCLIDKGRVMRMPFEGLSLLDYAINATLVVSNIAILKHDKAGLITFSHQPGALLPADRRGGTMRRLLEVLYRQKTKYLETDYERLYISVKNNVRQRSLLILFTNFETLSGMQRQLPYLRRMAKDHLLLVVFFENTELRAFLDAPTLTTEDVYNQTTAEKFAQEKRQIVRELNRYGIHALLTAPQNLTVNTINKYLEFKSRGLI; this comes from the coding sequence GTGAAGTCCCTGTACCTTACCCGTCGGTTTTTTCTGGCATTGGCTGCGGTGGTGGTAGGGCTGGTGGTGGCATTTTTTCTGCCAGGCTGGCTGAGTCCGGTGCTGCTGGGGCTGGGACTGGTAGCCGTGCTGCTGCTGGTTGACGTGGCTCTGCTCTACGCTCCGGCCCAGCAGGGCGGGGCGGGCAGAGTGTTTGGCCGGCGGGTGATGGGCGACAAGCTGGCCAACGGCTCCGACAACGACATTCACCTCTACCTCGAAAACCACTTCCGCTTTCCCATCCGCACCGAAACCATCGACGAGATTCCGCACCAGTTTCAGCGGCGCGACGTGCTTTTTCGCAACCACATCGGGCCGGGCCAGACGCAGGTGATTCACTACCAGCTGCGGCCCACCAAGCGCGGCGAGTACGAGTTTGGGGCCCTGAACGTGCTGGCAGCCTCCCCGCTGGGGCTGGTGCGGCGGCGCTTCCGCTTCGAGGCAGGGCGGATGGTGCCGGTGTACCCCTCGTTTCTGCAGATGCGCCAGTACGAGCTGCTGGCCATTCATAACCGCCTCACGGAGGTGGGCGTGAAGCGCATCCGGCGGGTGGGCCAGAGTATGGAGTTCGAGCAGCTGCGCCCCTACACCCTCGGCGACGACCCGCGCACCATCAACTGGAAAGCCACGGCCCGGCGCGCCACCGCCCCCCAGGCCACCGATGCGCTGATTGTCAACCACTACCAGGATGAGCGGGCCCAGCAGGTGTACTGCCTGATTGACAAGGGCCGGGTGATGCGGATGCCGTTTGAGGGCCTGAGCTTGCTCGACTACGCCATCAACGCCACGCTGGTGGTCAGCAACATTGCCATTCTCAAGCACGACAAGGCCGGGCTCATCACATTTTCGCACCAGCCCGGCGCCCTGCTGCCCGCCGACCGGCGCGGGGGCACTATGCGCCGCCTGCTGGAAGTGCTTTACCGCCAGAAAACCAAGTACCTCGAAACCGACTACGAGCGGCTCTACATCAGCGTGAAGAACAACGTGCGCCAGCGCAGCCTGCTCATTCTATTCACCAACTTCGAGACGCTGAGCGGGATGCAGCGCCAGCTACCTTACCTGCGCCGCATGGCCAAAGACCATTTGCTGCTGGTAGTATTCTTCGAAAACACGGAGCTACGGGCGTTTCTGGATGCACCCACGCTCACCACCGAGGACGTGTACAACCAGACCACGGCCGAGAAATTCGCCCAGGAAAAGCGTCAGATTGTGCGGGAGCTGAACCGCTACGGCATCCACGCCCTGCTCACGGCCCCGCAGAACCTCACCGTCAACACCATCAACAAATACCTGGAGTTCAAGTCACGGGGGCTGATATAA
- a CDS encoding bifunctional GNAT family N-acetyltransferase/carbon-nitrogen hydrolase family protein, with protein sequence MTPTAVPAHKLVLRTLRKSDYKAVRDIMDKVYSNMEGAWAQDEYNNLLRKFPEGQICIEDNGIVVAAALAIIVQYSDFGDRHTYSKITGNGKFNTHNADGDTLYGVDVFVDPEYRSLRLGRRLYDARKELCENLNLRAMVAGGRIPGYAAYANEMTPAKYVEMVRNKEITDPILTFQLSNEFHVRKIIRGYLPYDSESKAFATLLEWINVYYDEDVDKLIGNQKSNVRLGIVQWQMRATRSLEDLLQQIEFFVDTVSGYKADCVLFPEFFNAPLMALTNEDSPAVAIRAMAAFTEPIRTKMMELAVSYNINIVAGSMPVYEDGKLHNVAYLCRRDGTVDEQYKLHVTPDEASYWGMRGGDKLKCFDTDFGKIGILVCYDVEFPELARMLSDEGVKILFVPFWTDTKNAYQRVRICAQARAIENECYVAITGSVGNLPRVENMDIQYSQSAVFSPSDFAFPHDAIVAEATPNTEMTLIADLDLDLLKDLNTSGAVRNLRDRRKDLYSLSWTVKKAERDDELLAQGEERAPRVSKRKAVAAG encoded by the coding sequence ATGACGCCCACGGCGGTGCCCGCTCACAAGCTGGTGCTGCGCACCCTGCGCAAGAGCGACTACAAAGCCGTGCGCGACATCATGGACAAGGTATACTCCAATATGGAAGGTGCCTGGGCCCAGGATGAGTACAACAACCTACTGCGCAAGTTCCCCGAAGGCCAGATCTGCATCGAGGACAATGGCATTGTGGTGGCTGCCGCGCTGGCCATCATCGTGCAGTACTCCGACTTCGGCGACCGGCATACCTACTCCAAGATTACCGGCAACGGCAAGTTCAACACGCACAATGCCGACGGCGACACCCTCTACGGCGTGGACGTGTTTGTGGACCCCGAGTACCGCAGCCTCCGCCTGGGCCGCCGCCTCTACGACGCCCGCAAGGAGCTGTGCGAAAACCTGAACCTGCGCGCTATGGTGGCCGGTGGCCGGATTCCCGGCTACGCGGCCTATGCCAATGAGATGACGCCGGCCAAGTACGTAGAAATGGTGCGCAACAAGGAAATTACCGACCCCATCCTCACCTTCCAGCTCTCCAACGAGTTTCACGTCCGCAAGATTATCCGCGGCTATCTGCCCTACGACTCCGAGTCGAAGGCCTTTGCCACGCTGCTGGAGTGGATCAACGTGTACTACGATGAGGACGTGGACAAGCTGATCGGCAACCAGAAAAGCAACGTGCGCCTGGGCATTGTGCAGTGGCAGATGCGCGCTACCCGCTCCCTGGAAGACCTGCTCCAGCAGATTGAGTTCTTCGTGGATACGGTGAGCGGCTACAAAGCCGACTGCGTGCTGTTTCCGGAGTTCTTCAACGCCCCCCTTATGGCCCTCACCAACGAGGACTCCCCGGCCGTGGCCATCCGGGCCATGGCGGCCTTTACCGAGCCCATTCGCACCAAGATGATGGAGCTGGCCGTGAGCTACAACATCAACATCGTGGCGGGCTCTATGCCAGTGTACGAGGATGGCAAGCTGCACAACGTGGCCTACCTCTGCCGCCGCGACGGCACCGTGGATGAGCAGTACAAGCTGCACGTAACCCCCGATGAGGCCTCCTATTGGGGCATGCGCGGCGGCGATAAGCTCAAGTGCTTCGATACGGATTTCGGCAAAATCGGCATCCTGGTGTGCTACGACGTAGAATTCCCCGAGCTGGCCCGCATGCTTTCAGATGAAGGCGTGAAAATTCTGTTCGTGCCCTTCTGGACGGACACCAAGAACGCCTACCAGCGCGTGCGCATCTGCGCCCAGGCCCGCGCCATCGAAAACGAGTGCTACGTGGCCATTACGGGCTCGGTGGGCAACCTGCCCCGCGTCGAGAACATGGACATTCAGTACTCGCAGAGCGCCGTGTTCAGCCCCTCCGACTTTGCCTTCCCCCACGACGCCATTGTGGCGGAGGCCACGCCCAACACCGAAATGACCCTCATTGCTGACCTAGACCTGGACCTGCTCAAGGACCTGAACACCAGCGGGGCAGTTCGCAACCTGCGCGACCGGCGCAAGGACCTGTATTCGTTGAGCTGGACGGTAAAGAAAGCCGAGCGCGACGACGAGCTGCTGGCCCAGGGCGAAGAGCGGGCCCCTCGGGTAAGCAAGCGCAAGGCCGTGGCGGCTGGCTAA
- a CDS encoding DUF6799 domain-containing protein produces MRSFLRFCVVGLLLLAAQAQAQSNDGFQRLHGQMYVVRNGQRRPMTHDAHLPTGHTITKDGFVVAANGQRTELREGQGCDLRGRAVAVSSTSQGLALAAPATAAPRAQSQATVLARLLGGDYPGRGHAWGKRKKAKKHKGRHDE; encoded by the coding sequence ATGCGAAGTTTTTTACGATTCTGCGTGGTGGGGCTGCTGTTGCTGGCCGCCCAGGCTCAGGCCCAGAGCAACGACGGGTTCCAACGCCTGCATGGCCAGATGTACGTGGTGCGCAACGGCCAGCGCCGCCCCATGACGCACGACGCCCACCTGCCCACCGGCCACACCATTACCAAAGACGGCTTCGTGGTGGCTGCCAACGGCCAGCGCACCGAGCTACGGGAAGGCCAGGGCTGCGACCTGCGCGGGCGCGCAGTGGCCGTCAGCAGCACCAGCCAGGGTTTGGCGCTGGCGGCCCCGGCTACGGCGGCGCCCCGCGCCCAGTCCCAGGCCACGGTGCTGGCCCGGCTGCTGGGCGGCGACTACCCCGGCCGGGGCCATGCCTGGGGCAAGCGCAAGAAAGCCAAGAAGCACAAAGGCCGGCACGATGAGTAA
- a CDS encoding DUF4129 domain-containing protein produces MACISLENNRLVTYCLHFLYASLNWLRALLSHLERPEQRLKLPAQQWLLALLLLAAPALAAPAPAPVPSQAATRATYRAPDTERLRELRGQREFQYVDVRSEQSGWDLFWRRFWEWLGELLNTRGGRLTWKYGVYALLVAALVFGVLKLLQVDVTRAFGRAPRTGLLAYDIASEDLETINFDAAIAEAERQENYRVAVRLGYLLALKQLADKGLIRLQPEKTNHDYLYELPEGTLPPAFRELTRQFEFVWYGEHEDLTASQYQQTRATRLRFLQTLSATRNAA; encoded by the coding sequence GTGGCCTGCATTTCCCTTGAAAACAACAGACTGGTGACGTATTGCCTGCACTTTCTGTACGCTTCGCTTAACTGGCTGCGCGCGTTGCTAAGCCACTTAGAGCGGCCTGAGCAGCGGCTAAAGCTTCCGGCGCAACAGTGGCTGCTGGCCTTGCTGCTGCTGGCAGCCCCGGCCTTAGCTGCGCCCGCCCCCGCCCCAGTGCCTTCGCAGGCAGCTACGCGGGCTACCTACCGGGCCCCCGATACGGAGCGCCTGCGGGAGCTGCGCGGGCAGCGCGAGTTTCAGTACGTGGACGTGCGCAGTGAGCAGAGTGGCTGGGACCTGTTCTGGCGCCGTTTCTGGGAATGGCTGGGCGAGCTGCTGAATACGCGCGGCGGCCGGCTCACCTGGAAGTACGGCGTCTATGCCCTGCTGGTGGCGGCGCTGGTGTTTGGGGTGCTCAAGCTGCTGCAGGTAGACGTTACGCGGGCCTTTGGGCGGGCACCCCGCACCGGCCTGCTGGCCTACGATATAGCCAGTGAAGACCTGGAAACCATCAACTTCGACGCGGCTATTGCCGAGGCCGAGCGCCAGGAAAACTACCGGGTGGCCGTACGCCTGGGCTATCTGCTGGCCCTCAAGCAGCTGGCCGATAAGGGCCTGATTCGTCTGCAGCCCGAGAAAACCAACCACGATTACCTCTACGAGCTGCCCGAGGGCACGCTGCCGCCCGCTTTCCGGGAGTTGACACGGCAGTTTGAGTTTGTGTGGTACGGGGAGCACGAAGACCTCACAGCCAGCCAGTACCAGCAAACCCGAGCCACCCGCCTGCGCTTTCTGCAAACCCTTTCAGCCACCCGTAACGCCGCCTGA
- a CDS encoding RDD family protein — MSTIRVQTTQNVSLEYETASVGERILATIIDYLVLFAWIIVLFLLLSWLEPGKNVMIGLGIVLMALPYLLYDVVCEVFFNGQTIGKKARHIKVIRIDGTTPRFGDYLLRWLLRPIDVSLMYGLVAIIAIVAGGKGQRLGDMAAGTAVISTKPRQPGGALAPQFPQASYVVVFPQASLLADHDVATIRQLLYKGLERENYLLLNEVANKVKNLTGIQTEIPDEAFLRTIIRDHAHLASGE; from the coding sequence ATGAGTACAATTCGCGTTCAGACCACCCAGAACGTTTCCCTCGAATACGAAACCGCCAGCGTAGGTGAGCGGATCCTGGCGACTATCATCGATTATCTGGTGCTTTTCGCCTGGATCATAGTGCTGTTTTTACTGTTATCCTGGCTTGAGCCCGGCAAAAACGTTATGATCGGGCTGGGTATTGTACTCATGGCGCTTCCCTACCTATTGTACGACGTGGTTTGCGAGGTCTTTTTCAACGGCCAGACCATTGGCAAGAAAGCCCGCCACATCAAGGTCATCCGGATTGATGGCACCACGCCCCGCTTCGGCGACTACCTGCTGCGCTGGCTTTTGCGCCCTATCGATGTGTCGCTGATGTATGGCCTGGTGGCTATTATTGCGATAGTAGCCGGCGGCAAAGGCCAGCGCCTCGGGGACATGGCCGCCGGCACAGCCGTCATCAGCACAAAGCCGCGCCAGCCCGGTGGCGCCCTGGCTCCGCAGTTTCCCCAGGCCAGCTACGTGGTGGTATTCCCCCAGGCGTCGCTGCTCGCCGACCACGACGTGGCCACCATCCGCCAGCTGCTTTACAAGGGCCTGGAGCGCGAAAACTACCTGTTGCTCAACGAAGTCGCCAACAAGGTGAAAAACCTCACCGGCATCCAAACCGAAATTCCCGATGAAGCTTTCCTGCGCACCATCATCCGGGACCATGCCCACCTGGCGAGCGGTGAATGA
- a CDS encoding DUF4350 domain-containing protein, which produces MTTFRWYLVGLVLLFAAYVAVEYYRPKPLNWAPTYQNKDKIPYGTFVLHDQLPHVLAVPAREVYTVRVPIYNQLEGREEPRPTDDAATALDSADIAEMIDQAADTTRAGSSWEATDTTAATAAAPALIDSADATDADYAAGLAESGYKRASYLFVNGSFSLSRLDCRSLLRHAARGNDVFIAAENFDLQFADTLGFRSVSTVDQPNPKDKKLQLDSVRLSFTNAALQKAAGAPAFKLPALTASYHLAPDSSRMGEFTVLAIDARNRPVLVRRTHGRGHVYLCSVPVAFSNYYVLRPRTHGFAFAALSYLPTGRLVWWDEYQKQGRVGEQSLLRVLMAHDALRWATYLALLGALMFMLFEAKRRQRVIPILKPLPNTTLLFTRTVAGLYRQGRNHQLIAEKKIGLFLEHLRTQLHEPTLDLQDEALRERLSQKSGVARPEVDALVRRINFALTAPQLSDVELLALNRALNDFRRAMS; this is translated from the coding sequence ATGACGACGTTTCGGTGGTATCTGGTGGGCCTGGTGCTGCTGTTTGCGGCTTACGTGGCCGTGGAGTACTACCGCCCCAAGCCCCTCAACTGGGCGCCTACCTACCAGAACAAAGACAAAATTCCCTACGGCACCTTCGTCCTGCACGACCAGCTGCCGCATGTGCTGGCCGTGCCGGCCCGCGAGGTATACACTGTGCGCGTGCCCATCTACAACCAGCTGGAAGGCCGCGAGGAGCCCCGCCCGACCGACGACGCAGCCACCGCGCTGGACTCGGCTGACATAGCGGAGATGATAGACCAAGCGGCCGATACAACCCGCGCCGGGAGTAGCTGGGAGGCTACGGATACAACGGCCGCCACAGCCGCCGCGCCTGCTCTCATCGACTCGGCTGATGCCACCGATGCCGATTACGCCGCCGGCCTGGCCGAATCGGGCTATAAGCGCGCCTCCTACCTGTTCGTGAATGGCTCTTTCAGCCTCAGCCGCCTCGACTGCCGCTCCCTGCTGCGCCACGCTGCCCGCGGCAACGACGTGTTCATTGCGGCCGAAAACTTCGATTTGCAGTTTGCCGATACGCTCGGCTTCCGCAGCGTGTCGACGGTAGACCAGCCAAACCCGAAAGACAAAAAGCTGCAGCTGGATTCGGTGCGCCTAAGCTTCACCAACGCTGCCCTGCAAAAGGCTGCTGGCGCCCCCGCGTTTAAGCTCCCCGCGCTTACGGCTTCCTACCACCTGGCACCCGACAGCAGCCGCATGGGCGAGTTTACGGTGCTGGCCATCGATGCCCGCAACCGGCCCGTGCTGGTTCGCCGCACCCACGGCCGGGGCCACGTATACCTGTGCTCAGTGCCGGTAGCTTTCAGCAACTATTACGTGCTGCGGCCTCGCACCCATGGCTTTGCTTTTGCGGCCCTCTCCTACCTGCCCACCGGCCGCCTGGTGTGGTGGGACGAGTATCAGAAGCAGGGCCGGGTGGGAGAACAGTCCTTACTGCGGGTGCTGATGGCCCACGATGCCCTGCGCTGGGCCACCTATCTGGCCTTGCTGGGCGCTCTGATGTTCATGCTATTCGAGGCCAAACGCCGCCAGCGCGTCATTCCCATTCTCAAGCCTCTTCCCAATACTACGCTGCTGTTTACGCGCACCGTGGCCGGCCTTTACCGGCAGGGCCGCAACCATCAGCTTATTGCCGAAAAGAAAATCGGCCTGTTCCTGGAGCATTTGCGCACCCAGCTGCACGAGCCTACCCTGGATTTGCAGGACGAGGCCCTGCGGGAGCGGCTTAGTCAGAAGTCCGGTGTGGCCCGCCCCGAAGTGGACGCCCTGGTACGCCGCATCAACTTTGCGCTGACGGCTCCGCAGCTTTCGGACGTAGAGCTGCTGGCGTTAAACCGGGCCCTGAATGATTTCCGTCGAGCCATGAGCTAA
- a CDS encoding SDR family oxidoreductase, with amino-acid sequence MKRVLITGANRGLGLELTRQYLERGDTVFATCRQPAAAQDLQTLQGLHAGRLHVIALDVTDAATMVAARKTVRTVSAGLDVLINNAGILPGAGPEDPAPQRLGQLSADNALQVMRVNAIGPLLVAQTFLDLLKAGDKGRIVSLSSGLGSITWKASGEHYHYSASKAALNMYMRALAAEISQYGLVSVLVDPGWLRTGMGGSTAGLPPADSARGIIRLIDRLYMEENGSFVTWQNQPVPW; translated from the coding sequence ATGAAACGCGTCCTCATTACCGGAGCCAACCGAGGCCTGGGCCTGGAGCTGACCCGCCAGTACCTGGAGCGCGGCGACACCGTGTTTGCCACCTGCCGCCAGCCCGCCGCCGCCCAAGACCTGCAAACGCTGCAGGGCCTGCACGCCGGCCGCCTGCACGTCATTGCCCTTGATGTGACGGACGCGGCCACGATGGTAGCCGCCCGCAAGACCGTGCGCACTGTATCGGCGGGCCTGGATGTGCTCATCAACAACGCTGGTATTCTGCCCGGCGCCGGCCCCGAGGACCCCGCTCCCCAGCGCCTGGGCCAGCTCTCGGCCGATAATGCCCTGCAGGTGATGCGCGTGAATGCCATTGGCCCGCTGCTGGTGGCTCAAACCTTTCTCGACCTGCTGAAGGCCGGCGACAAGGGCCGTATCGTAAGCTTGTCGTCGGGGTTAGGCTCCATTACGTGGAAAGCTTCGGGCGAGCATTATCATTACTCCGCCAGCAAGGCTGCCCTGAATATGTACATGCGGGCGCTGGCCGCCGAAATCAGCCAGTACGGCCTGGTTTCGGTGCTGGTAGACCCTGGCTGGCTGCGCACGGGCATGGGTGGCAGCACCGCCGGCCTCCCGCCCGCCGACTCGGCCCGCGGCATCATCCGCCTTATTGACCGCCTCTACATGGAAGAAAACGGCTCTTTCGTCACCTGGCAGAACCAGCCCGTGCCGTGGTAG